In one bacterium genomic region, the following are encoded:
- a CDS encoding nucleotidyltransferase translates to MQHAEYFKTFLKDTVNIDDTRLNKLGSRVEAVYTALKADSEIGPMITGKSRQGSWAQRTTIRPKPGGEFDADIFLLMNAKTGWEPKHYLYAVYSALSRNPTYAKQNHGRKCRCVWLEYAPDNGVGCHLDIVPLITLPDGRRAIVNRDVNAWEPPSGSTNPQGLTDWVKRRNQLTSGQFRRVVRLMKYLRNERGSFDGVKSVILTTVLGLQVTEFDAQSPGKYANIPTALLNLVEDLDRRLQSQPSKPSLPNPAGDGTKFDHRWTDATYRKFRDRIHSIATAMRAAYNEPDATRSAKAWRALFGDKFNPPVDRSGSSRTPLLGPPASAAAASGALRAGRAG, encoded by the coding sequence ATGCAGCACGCCGAATATTTCAAGACCTTCTTGAAGGACACCGTCAACATCGACGACACGCGGCTCAACAAACTCGGGTCGCGCGTCGAAGCCGTCTACACGGCGCTCAAGGCCGACTCCGAGATCGGGCCGATGATCACGGGCAAGTCTCGGCAAGGGTCTTGGGCGCAGCGCACGACCATCCGACCGAAGCCCGGCGGCGAGTTCGACGCTGACATTTTCCTACTGATGAATGCCAAGACGGGGTGGGAGCCGAAGCACTATCTCTACGCTGTCTACAGCGCTCTGAGTCGCAACCCGACCTACGCCAAGCAGAATCACGGCCGCAAGTGCCGCTGCGTCTGGCTCGAGTACGCACCGGATAACGGAGTCGGTTGCCACCTTGACATCGTCCCCCTGATCACTCTGCCCGACGGTCGCCGGGCCATCGTCAACCGTGACGTTAACGCATGGGAGCCCCCATCTGGATCGACGAACCCGCAGGGCTTGACAGACTGGGTGAAGCGCCGCAACCAGTTGACTTCAGGGCAGTTCCGGCGGGTAGTCCGACTCATGAAGTACCTGCGCAACGAACGCGGCAGCTTCGACGGCGTCAAGTCCGTCATCCTGACCACGGTGCTGGGATTGCAGGTCACGGAATTCGACGCGCAATCGCCGGGCAAGTATGCCAACATCCCAACGGCATTGCTCAACCTTGTGGAGGATCTTGATCGGCGGCTTCAATCCCAACCGTCCAAGCCTTCGCTGCCCAACCCGGCAGGCGACGGCACGAAATTCGATCACCGATGGACAGATGCGACCTATCGCAAATTCCGAGACCGGATCCACAGCATCGCAACAGCAATGCGGGCCGCCTACAACGAGCCTGATGCCACACGGTCGGCTAAGGCGTGGCGCGCCCTGTTCGGCGACAAGTTCAACCCTCCCGTGGACCGTTCCGGCTCTTCGAGAACCCCACTTCTGGGACCGCCCGCTAGCGCGGCCGCTGCTTCAGGTGCGCTTCGGGCGGGCCGGGCGGGCTGA